The DNA region tttttatgtcattctcatttatttgtttatattataCTGTCATGATAATTAGCAAGAAGATTTTGTTAGTTTACCGGGTACAGGCCAGAGGATTAAAGacgcatagtcccggtagtttagagggcgctgttgatgatactgctgatcactgttagcattgagatgaagattgccgaagttgagctgtcatcaagagtaaagcacgtaggtgttgctaagtaacgttgccttcattgtcttctctgcgcatcacgcagtctgtagtaatgccagggtgtgtgcatatgtgctttgtattatgacatcacaaaagaggtttgctaaagctgtcatccccctcagccaaatcatgagccgaactgtgatcagACCACTGACTACGATGGAtgggacttcttcggactcgggggaaTGGGTCACAGCATAAGAGCTAAAGAGGAGCcaatagcataggtctctataggaaacttgcgccgtgcgcccacGTATGCATTTGACCAAACCACggggaccatgtgcctttaagAAAATTGAGATTGAGGTATGTGTTCCTGATTCATTTCTTTGCTATTGTCTACAAGATTTGGGAATCAAAACTACTGCAGTCACGAGCCATAGACTTGGGTCCACGAcctcagcagcagcagcaacaacaacaatcaggAGGGAAATTTTCTGTTCAAGATGCATCTGCGTCATACCAGTCCACAGGACAGGAgagacaacaaaacaagcagAGTGAGTTCCTGGATCACCActgcctttgtgtgtgtgtgtgtgtgtgtgtgtgtgtgtgtgtctctctctctctctctctctctccctctctttttctctttgtctcCTATGTATATTCATGCTGCTCGAAACAAGATATATACactattatatattttttctgacaTACCAGTTTAGTCAGAGAATGCTGTCCATAAGGATTAATGAATTGTGATACAGAGAAAACACATTGTCAGATACTAGTTTGATATTTGCACCAACGGTCAGTATGTCATCTGTTCACCCGTCTGTCCACATTTCTATCCTTGTATTTATGCCGACATTGTAACTCAACAAGCAATCCTTTGAAGTTCTTCAAACTTTGTGAAAGAATGAAGGATGCTTGGGGAATTGATTAAGAGGGGATAAATTTGATAGACATGAGAGGTCATAAGGAAGAGatggaatggaatggatttgattttttttttcatattatcttATTCCCTTGAAGGTGTTGAATATCCTAGACTTTGTACCTAGGCCTCACCAAATGTCCTGGACAGTTTGTTACTGTCACAGCTAACAATGTTTGTTGAATGTGGCTTGTGATCCAGAGCAATTTGCTCGTCATATTTtggcaaaatacatgtaggcctacgcaGTAAATGCACGTGTATTTGTTGAATGACATCATCAGTAAATGAGaagtgttattgtttttgttgttgttgtgatgtgTATATTTACATATTGGTTTGTATCGAAGGGCCACTTTTCATCTATTTGATGGTTCCATCAGGCCTAGTATCTGTtgctaggggaaaaaaaattgtcagttCACGTTATGGTGTAGATATATCTAATGTGAGGATCAAATGAATGACTTCTCCCTGCTGTATGTCTTCATTTGCTACCAGGCTCTCAGCCACCACTGGACCGCCAAGGTGCTTCAGCAGCTCAAGCCCCATTGGCTGGGAATCTGGTAAGTGGCTCATTTCACTTGCAGTCCTCCTCTTTTGTAGTCCTGTCGGACTGGGCAAAGTGTAGCACAATATGAAGCCCATTCAATGGTGCCactttttttaggtgatccgagtatcctctcggatcacctattgtatctgtacggattctttcttcttcttcttcttcttctttctttatttctccccaaaagttgtgcagaggttagctcagaaagtgctatgtctatcaagttcaaacttataccatgtatgtatcgtgttccaaagacggcaatcgaactaaaatcaaagtgatcagtcgaccgtgacgtcactatgacgtcattatatgaaaacacattctcaatcatatctcattaatggaatgaagtttttcaatgaaatttacgtcacatatatttcaagttatgtgcattttactcatgttctcaaaattcacattttctcttgatacgtgcgcgtacgcgcgcgttgaaatatttgtatgctcaaatcgagctcaaattttttttacacacgtttcagaccatttggagcattttttgaaaaattgaaaaaatcggacggacgcgtacgcgcgcgcgcatatacgcacgcacagctcatatgcaatagaaattttcagttttttcacacttatcggctgcctgaaatgtcaaggaatatgtctaccaagtttcaagtcaatccgactcaatatgacgtcatacgggcccgtcaaagttgaaattccgcgcgcgcgtcaatggcgatatacagtgcaactatgccaaaaaaatgacaattttaaatccgattttactcgtcaggatggacggtgaccccccattttctgtacatattttgaaagctgatgagttgtacatgtcatttcatggagtggcaatgctgacaaaatgattaaaagatatcaaatttcttaataaagtaaaaaaagtaaattttcaaaatgacgtcatcatatttcaagttcattcgggCGTATCTCACGAGTCttctgtcaattttcacccagatttcagtatgatgtagcttatttaatgttctttcaaacataaaattacaacattttgattggataacggtatcacctcgtaaaaatggattgaaagtatccttgtaaaatttgaccagtttacgtgttatctctatgggagagcagtttttctggcagtgaaaattgacatgactatctttttcgagcactagctcacttatgcttcggtgaatttttcccagattttagtatgttgtagctgagactttgggctatcgtaagtgtgccctccattttttcatacgacgtcggcatcacgtcgaaaaacttggttgaaaattgcatgtggtttcgatgcagcgtcattttgcttaatacatagggcctatggagcatgaaataggtcattgcatagcgcatccgactcgtaatcctaaggtccctggttcgatgcTCACCCCTGCcagttgtttttaaatttttttaaacactattttttcttctttttctttagttagtcttaatctcctttcctaactttatctttttctgattttttttcatgcttctccttcaaatttctataaaaataacacaatttttctttatttttctttctttctactactttctgtgcaatagatgaacaacaacaatggctattaatcccatattttgcacatgttttgttcatgtcacgtacattatttcataaaataacaattatttgatcggacaccatcttgggtatgtaaattagggtcaaaggtcataaatgtttcatcctgtatcttggtgaatacatgtcctatctctcccatattttgcacacgcaaagaccatgttacaagaatcatttcacaaaataaccactttttgctcagatgccatcatgtctgtgcaaagtgcggtcaaaggtcatatattcttctttctgtatcttcattatgacgtgttatctctatgggagtgcagtttttttgcaaatgaaatttgacatgactatctttttcgagcaatagctcacttatgcttcgttgaatttctcccagatcttaatatgttgtagctgagactttgggctatcgtatttTACCCTTCGTCTTTTTcgtacgatgtcgggattacgttaaaaaacgtggttgaatttaaagcttatcttcaatgtattgagatgtttcttttctttctgcaactttctttgcaataactcaagaaaaacagcgtctatcaccctcaaatttctgtatcttagtaaatacatgtcctatctcttccatattttgcacacgcaaagaccatgttacaagaatcattttacgaaataaccactttttgcttagatgccatcctggctgtgcaaagtggggtcaatggtcaaatatacttcattctgtatctacgttacagtgtatacggaatttggtaccaaagatggcaggtctgactcgcttttctaaatgagattccaaatatcacacggcgaatgtccctaaacacagatgaaacctgtatggtcatgcctaaattatgtatttgttgctgtatcttcgttatctagtgtatacagaatttggtaccaaaaatgacagatatgactcccttttctaaatgagaatccaaacatcacacggccaatgtctctaaacacagatgaaacctgtatggtcatgcctattgcgatcaggacttgaatcattattaaaaaaaaatcggatcaccttaatttgtcagtaatgacaaattacaatctctagttctttctttttttttttttttttaaacagaatacAGCAAAATATTCTTAAGCAGATTTGAGTCAAGTGCAATTGACGTGTAAGTTGTATGTTCATCTTGGGTGGTGCTTTGGAAGCATAATGGTATGCTCTTGCTTTGCATAGATTTGCAAAGCGAAATTCAGAATTATGAGTCTATAGATCCCTTACTGTGCAAGAAAACAGGAGAgcacataattatgtcataGTCATTAAACACAGCATTATTGTGTGCCAGTAAAttattgttgtttgtgttgttagCAACAATTGCTAACTTGATCGTAGGCTTGTGAACATGTTCTGCATAGCTTTGAACGATATGCAATGATcacagttttgtgaaaatgaccaAACCCCAAGTGTTCCTTGTGAGTGACTACATCTTGATGACTTTCTCTTTAGTATGCGATATTTAGTGGTCATTGGTATGTTGTAATTCAAACCCTGCATTtgtgccaatttttttttgacagagtTCATCGGCAGCAGCAGCCAACCTTGCCGTGCAGCAGAACATGCTCCACCTTCAGCCACAGCAGATGCAGAGTGTGCCCTTTGCAATCCAGCAGCAGGGGAGTGGTATGCATGTTTTAGCCTGTTTTTGTGTTAGCACATGTGCTAACCTGCACAGCGGGCAATCCCAAgcagaaagtgaaaaaaaatagtgGAAGATGAGGATTTATATCCACTCTCCCTGTTGTCCGTTGGTACACTGCTGACTGTAATActgaattaaagaaaattaacTATTCCATCATGTGGTATGTGAGCTGTGAGGGACTGAAGAGCAAGTGatgcaataatttcattttgttatacatCAACCTCTGGTAATTTTCACATGCAAGTCCCAAATTCtagtaaaaacacaaacaaagaagTGTACATCACAGACACCTTAAATGTATGTTGCCAGTTGCACAGTTGTTTTTGGCAGTACTATTGCCCATGTGAGATGTTTATGATTCATGATATTAaagcaaaattttgtaaaaaaaaaaaaaaatcataatatattTAGATCCACAAACAGTGTGATTGTCCAGAAATCACTCAAAGTGTGATATGAATATTGAACTGGGGAGGATTGAAATGTAAAAGTTTTTAGTCTTAGTTTCCTTTTTCTGTTTGTGTTATTTGGCAAATGTCCTCACTGAAATGAATGGTTTCTTTGTTCCATATAAAAGGTGCTGGTGCCACGCAGACATTCCCTGCATACCAGCTTCAGACCCAGCAGCCAAGTGGTATGGTGGGGCTACAATCCATTCCAGTCCTCATCCAGCCAGGGGTGCAGTCCACCGGCCAGGAGCCCCACATTGTAACTACCCCCCAGGGTATGGTCCTCTCCCAGGGGGCCATTCGTGTGCAATCCAGTGGAGACCAGGTATGAAAGTGGGTCATGTACAAtgtttatgcctctgccatgaaGTGCGTCACAGGAGGCATAGGAGGCATAGGAGGCATGTTCTCATGAAACTGTATTCATGTACTACCAGTCAGAGATTCTCTAGGGAAAGTGTTGGGCCATGGGGCCATAGGTCAAATAAAATTGCTGAAATTTaactttttcttcatatttctgaAATTACTCAAGGCATCGCTGAAACctagtacatatacatgtactgcctGACAATGGTTCTCTTGGGAATATTTGGGTACTGGGGACAAAGtccaagggtcaaaggtcaagttaaaTAGTTAAATTATACTACTTGATgctaaaattacactattttctccataccttgggaATTCTCACTTCAGAAACTAAATTAAATTGGGGACATTCATGCATTACTGCACATTGGTTCTGAACGGATATACAGTGTtcggggtcaagggtcaagtgaaaatgttaaaatgtcacatttttgcccatataatgaaaataactcAAAGTATTGTTGTGAAACTTGGATATTACAAGAAAGTCGTGTGCCATGAGGTCAAAGAgcaagggtcaaaagtcaaataaTGTTCAAATTTCTAGATACCTACTGTCTGATAGAATGAAGCCATCCAATTGAAAAAACTTTCAAGCATTTCATTTAAGTTTTTGCTGATCGTGTGAAACTCTCGTCTCATATTGTCAAGATGTCCGTAccatagacctattaggagaatggTGCGATATTGCAGAGGCGTACCAGTTGTCGTACCAACATTTCTAGTTGCGTCTTGTCAGTAGCAATAGTGGAAGTAgtaatgttatcatttttttttttttcagggggtgACTGAAGTTTGTCCTAGTTAAGTTATTTGAGTTCAAATTATGTATTTCCGTGtgggttctgtgtgtgtgtttgctcaTGGTGCGATATTGCAGAGGCGTACCAGTTGTCGTACCAACATTTGTAGTTTGGTCTTGTTAGTAGCAATAGTGGAAGTAGTGATagtatcaatatatatatatatatatatatatatatatatatatatatatatatataatttttttttttttttttttttttttttttcagggggtgGGTTGAAGTTTATCCTAGGTAAGTTATTTGAGTTCAGATTATGTATTTCCGTGtgggttctgtgtgtgtgtttgcttgtgtgtctgtgtgtgcatgtttgctCA from Diadema setosum chromosome 1, eeDiaSeto1, whole genome shotgun sequence includes:
- the LOC140234875 gene encoding transcription initiation factor IIA subunit 1-like — translated: MAAGSQNVSKLYKSVIDDVINNVREAFLDEGVEEPVLQDLKQIWESKLLQSRAIDLGPRPQQQQQQQQSGGKFSVQDASASYQSTGQERQQNKQSSQPPLDRQGASAAQAPLAGNLSSSAAAANLAVQQNMLHLQPQQMQSVPFAIQQQGSGAGATQTFPAYQLQTQQPSGMVGLQSIPVLIQPGVQSTGQEPHIVTTPQGMVLSQGAIRVQSSGDQPPIVQVDGTNDTSDEEDDDFDEDDDDDKDDDDDNDDNDNEDAGGDDEEEPLNSADDVSDEDPSELFEADNVVVCQYDKINRSRNKWKFTLKHGIMNLKGKDYVFCKSTGDADW